From a single Nitrospirota bacterium genomic region:
- a CDS encoding anaerobic glycerol-3-phosphate dehydrogenase subunit C yields MDQERVYTDEFRNQVESCYSCGQCESYCPFFPRAFSILEEEQSGRKELLNEAYKELLELCYDCKLCKINCSFKNDLPRIVLRAKAAMMKKGRPPLIKMIFRKVDAVEAIMGWFAPVLNPILRNRPFRNMLQKTAGIHSERLLPTFYFVTFRTRAFLSQLSGPLSHKKRTAESKKSLRKVIYFYGCYTNHHRPEEGIAALRILQACGIEVVIPPQRCCGLPQASEGFPEDAMKNMTYNISVWKKYVADGYDIVVTTSPCSMTIKQEYPECLGSDADFLKGHVFEVTEYLLRLYEKGDIQPPKVSMNRRVAYHVPCHLKAQNMGMPSLELLRLVPGLQIEVIDRGCCGQAGSMGYTEDTFNLSMEIGSPIIEGIRESLSDIAVSDCPKCNLQIRQGTGLNAVHPIELLAIGYRMKAGSS; encoded by the coding sequence ATGGATCAAGAACGGGTTTACACTGACGAGTTCCGGAATCAGGTCGAGAGTTGCTATAGCTGTGGTCAGTGCGAGTCTTACTGTCCTTTCTTCCCACGGGCTTTCAGTATACTTGAGGAGGAACAATCCGGCAGGAAAGAACTCCTCAATGAGGCATACAAAGAGCTGTTAGAACTATGCTACGATTGTAAACTCTGCAAGATAAACTGCTCGTTCAAGAATGACCTCCCGCGCATCGTATTAAGGGCCAAGGCCGCGATGATGAAGAAGGGACGGCCTCCCTTGATCAAAATGATCTTCCGAAAGGTTGATGCGGTAGAAGCCATCATGGGATGGTTCGCTCCGGTATTGAATCCGATTCTTCGGAACCGCCCTTTCCGCAACATGCTTCAGAAAACAGCAGGGATTCACAGTGAGCGCCTTCTTCCGACATTCTACTTTGTGACTTTCCGTACACGCGCTTTTTTATCGCAATTAAGCGGCCCTCTGTCGCATAAAAAAAGAACCGCTGAATCAAAGAAATCTCTTCGTAAGGTCATCTATTTCTACGGATGTTATACCAATCACCATCGGCCTGAGGAGGGAATAGCTGCGTTGAGGATATTGCAAGCCTGCGGGATAGAGGTCGTGATCCCGCCTCAACGTTGTTGTGGTCTCCCCCAAGCCTCCGAAGGCTTTCCTGAAGATGCAATGAAGAACATGACTTATAACATTTCAGTCTGGAAAAAATATGTGGCAGACGGATATGATATTGTAGTCACTACCAGCCCATGCAGTATGACAATAAAGCAAGAGTACCCGGAGTGCCTTGGTTCTGATGCGGACTTTCTGAAGGGACATGTCTTTGAGGTAACGGAGTACCTCCTCCGGCTCTATGAAAAAGGCGATATACAGCCGCCCAAAGTCTCGATGAACCGGCGGGTTGCGTATCATGTGCCCTGCCATCTGAAGGCCCAGAATATGGGAATGCCGTCACTGGAACTCCTGCGGCTTGTTCCGGGATTGCAGATTGAGGTAATTGACAGGGGATGCTGCGGCCAGGCCGGCAGCATGGGATATACAGAGGATACCTTCAATCTTTCCATGGAAATAGGTTCGCCTATTATAGAAGGTATCCGGGAATCCTTATCAGATATTGCCGTAAGCGACTGTCCTAAGTGCAACCTGCAGATCCGGCAAGGGACAGGATTAAACGCTGTCCATCCCATTGAGTTATTGGCGATAGGATACCGAATGAAAGCGGGCTCGAGTTGA
- a CDS encoding YchJ family protein yields the protein MELCPCGSNIAYSECCRPLIKADRPALTAEQLMRSRYSAYVKKEMEYIFTSLHPNHRSDYDEKSTRDWAENAEWHTFEIIDTKKGGPEDIDGHVEFVVTFTEQGIKKEHRELSSFRKQNGTWFFTTGKIIGPKPVVRTTPKTGRNDPCECGSGKKFKKCCGQ from the coding sequence ATGGAACTATGCCCCTGCGGTTCGAATATCGCGTACAGTGAATGTTGCCGGCCTTTGATAAAGGCTGACCGGCCTGCATTAACAGCAGAACAACTTATGCGGTCCCGTTACAGTGCTTATGTCAAAAAAGAGATGGAATATATCTTTACATCCCTCCATCCCAATCACAGGTCGGACTATGATGAAAAAAGCACCCGAGACTGGGCAGAGAACGCAGAGTGGCACACTTTTGAGATTATAGACACAAAGAAAGGCGGCCCCGAAGATATTGATGGTCATGTTGAATTTGTCGTGACCTTTACAGAACAGGGTATAAAAAAAGAACACAGGGAATTGTCTTCGTTCAGGAAGCAAAACGGGACATGGTTCTTTACTACAGGGAAAATTATAGGCCCAAAACCTGTTGTCCGTACAACGCCCAAAACAGGCCGCAATGACCCCTGCGAGTGCGGTAGTGGCAAGAAATTCAAGAAATGCTGCGGCCAGTGA
- a CDS encoding response regulator: MKFLIIDDDDDYRRLTVREVHREFPDVEVSEISKLREFEEIIKRRDFDVVITDLENPELNGMEVCRRIRAVDSYTPVIMLTASGSEELAVEGMKMGLSDYVTKNHLQRLPVSIRECIEKSRVSKEYSLLRMRQTAQFYLTEIFSESDSLDMAVPKLLQAVCRGFGWEIGELWRVNKECNILYLETLWSEPSIYITEFEEISRVMTFSPGEGIPGRVWSSGEAAIWVTDVLHDNHFQRNVIAARLGLHGATAFPITKSGEVTGVMVFFSKKIMPLNDDLCNVMADIGKRIGVFINQKLSEELLRASEQKYRLLLENLPQRIFYKDKNHFYVSCNENFAGDLGITSEDIAGKTDYDLFPKEMAERYIENDDKVLNSGMPDEIEETSLSKGQERIVNTVKTPVTDEKGNIAGVLGIFWDITDRKLAELEKEKLREQLYHTQKIDSLGTLSGGIAHDFNNILTAIIGYGELLKMKLRDEESLIGYVIKILEAADRAAKLTGGLLDFSRKRPVNPVPADLNEVINGIKEMLDRIISENIKFSTVLTPEDCVVLADRNQLGQVLVNLAANARDAMPDGGYLTIMTDIIEIDQSFVSAHGYGKPGSYCMISVSDTGSGIDDETKKRIFEPFFTTKDVGKGTGLGLAIVYGIVKQHNGYINVYSEQGRGTTFSIYLPLIHSIVEKTITLDEACPVCGTETVLLAEDDTAIRGLAEMLLKENGYNVIEAVNGDDAIEKFKENKDRIDLLVLDLIMPEKNGKEVYDIANSGKPGINALFMSGYNRDIIYDKNILEGSVNFILKPFSPLNFLKKLRQVLDHK, from the coding sequence ATGAAGTTCCTTATTATTGATGATGACGACGATTACAGAAGATTAACAGTCAGGGAAGTCCATCGTGAGTTTCCGGATGTAGAGGTTTCAGAAATATCCAAGCTGAGGGAATTTGAAGAGATAATTAAACGAAGGGATTTTGATGTTGTTATCACTGACCTTGAAAATCCTGAACTGAATGGCATGGAGGTCTGCCGCAGGATAAGGGCGGTTGACTCATATACGCCGGTTATTATGCTTACTGCATCCGGCAGTGAAGAATTAGCAGTAGAAGGCATGAAGATGGGTTTAAGCGACTATGTTACAAAAAACCATCTCCAGCGTCTGCCTGTCAGCATTAGGGAGTGTATTGAAAAATCCAGGGTCAGCAAGGAATACAGCCTGCTCAGGATGCGCCAGACAGCCCAGTTCTATTTAACAGAAATATTTTCAGAGTCCGATTCCCTTGATATGGCAGTGCCAAAACTTCTTCAGGCGGTATGCCGCGGCTTTGGCTGGGAGATTGGTGAACTATGGCGGGTAAATAAAGAATGTAACATACTTTATCTTGAAACACTCTGGTCTGAACCAAGTATTTATATTACAGAGTTTGAAGAGATAAGCCGTGTAATGACATTTTCCCCGGGCGAAGGAATACCGGGGCGTGTATGGTCAAGCGGTGAAGCGGCAATATGGGTTACTGATGTCCTGCATGACAACCATTTTCAACGTAATGTCATTGCTGCAAGACTCGGACTGCACGGGGCAACAGCCTTTCCAATTACAAAGTCAGGAGAGGTAACAGGCGTCATGGTCTTTTTTAGTAAAAAGATAATGCCTCTTAATGATGACCTTTGCAATGTTATGGCAGACATAGGGAAACGTATCGGTGTATTTATAAATCAGAAGTTGTCTGAGGAACTTCTGCGGGCAAGTGAACAGAAGTACAGACTGCTCCTTGAGAACCTGCCTCAGAGGATATTTTATAAGGACAAAAATCATTTCTATGTATCATGTAATGAGAATTTTGCCGGGGATTTAGGTATCACATCGGAAGATATAGCAGGTAAAACAGATTACGACCTTTTTCCAAAGGAGATGGCAGAAAGGTACATTGAAAATGATGACAAGGTGCTTAATTCAGGTATGCCTGATGAGATAGAAGAAACATCCCTCAGCAAGGGTCAGGAGCGGATTGTCAATACTGTTAAGACCCCTGTAACTGATGAGAAGGGAAACATTGCAGGTGTACTGGGAATATTCTGGGATATTACCGACCGCAAGCTGGCGGAACTGGAGAAGGAGAAGCTGAGGGAACAGCTTTATCATACACAGAAGATAGATTCTCTTGGAACCCTTTCAGGCGGGATTGCACATGACTTCAATAATATCCTCACAGCCATAATAGGCTATGGGGAATTATTAAAAATGAAATTGAGAGATGAAGAAAGTTTAATTGGTTACGTAATTAAAATCCTTGAGGCCGCAGACCGTGCAGCTAAATTAACCGGCGGACTTCTGGATTTCAGCAGGAAGAGGCCGGTGAATCCTGTTCCTGCTGATCTGAATGAGGTTATAAATGGCATAAAAGAGATGCTCGACAGGATAATCAGTGAAAATATAAAATTCAGCACTGTATTAACTCCTGAAGACTGTGTGGTTCTGGCAGATCGGAATCAATTAGGCCAGGTACTGGTAAACCTTGCAGCCAATGCAAGGGATGCCATGCCTGACGGCGGCTATTTAACAATAATGACGGATATTATTGAGATAGACCAGTCTTTTGTAAGTGCTCATGGTTATGGAAAACCCGGGAGTTACTGTATGATCTCTGTTTCAGATACAGGCTCAGGAATTGATGATGAGACAAAGAAAAGGATATTTGAGCCGTTTTTTACAACCAAGGATGTTGGGAAGGGGACGGGGCTTGGTCTTGCAATTGTGTATGGGATTGTAAAACAGCATAATGGATACATAAATGTATACAGTGAGCAGGGGAGGGGCACTACATTCAGTATATACCTGCCGCTAATACATTCAATTGTTGAGAAAACAATCACATTAGATGAAGCTTGCCCTGTATGCGGTACAGAGACAGTTTTGCTGGCAGAGGATGATACTGCTATAAGGGGCCTTGCAGAAATGCTTTTGAAAGAAAACGGTTATAACGTGATTGAGGCAGTCAACGGCGATGATGCGATAGAAAAGTTTAAAGAGAATAAGGATAGGATAGATCTGCTTGTGCTGGATCTGATAATGCCGGAGAAGAATGGGAAAGAGGTTTATGATATTGCTAATAGTGGCAAACCTGGGATAAATGCCCTTTTTATGAGCGGATACAACAGAGATATTATCTACGATAAAAATATATTAGAAGGAAGTGTAAATTTTATTCTTAAGCCATTCTCACCTCTGAATTTTCTGAAAAAGTTACGTCAGGTGCTGGATCACAAATAG